The nucleotide sequence TTCGTCTACGGCGGCTTGGCTGACTTCGCTTGGCTGCAACGCGGCGGGGTCAAACGGCACGGTGTAAACGCCACGGAACATGGCCGCACGGGCTTGGGTTTCGCGGTGCGGAGAAAAGGCGAAAATCGGCACCGAAGAGCGGATGCGCGACATGATCAGCGGTGTGTAACCACTTTCGGTGAGGGCAATAATCGCTTTCACGCCGGGGAAGTGGTTGGCCGTGTACATGGCTGCCAGGGCGATGCTTTCGTCGCACCGCTCGAATTCAGTGCCCATGCGGTGGGTGGAGGCTTTGCTGGTAGGGTGCTTTTCCGCACCCAGGCAAATACGCGCCATGGCTTGCACGGCTTCCAGCGGGTAGGCACCGGCGGCGCTTTCCGCTGAGAGCATTACCGCATCGGTATAGTCGAGCACGGCGTTGGCCACATCAGACACTTCCGCACGGGTCGGCATCGGGTTCTGGATCATCGACTCCATCATTTGCGTCGCGGTGATCACCGCCTTGTTGTGGCGGCGCGCGTGCAGGATGATTTTCTTCTGAATGCCGCACAGCTCGGCATCGCCGATTTCCACACCCAAGTCGCCGCGCGCCACCATTACCGCGTCACTGGCGCGGATCAGGCCGTCGAGGGTTTCGTCATCGGCCACTGCTTCGGCGCGTTCGATCTTAGCCACCAGCCAGGCGGTGCCGCCGGCTTCATCACGTAGCTTGCGCGCGTAGTGCATATCCTCGGCATCGCGCGGGAAGGATACAGCCAGGTAATCCAGCTCCATCTCGGCGGCGAGCTTGATGTCGGCCTTGTCTTTCTCGGTCAGCGCCGGCGCAGTCAGACCGCCGCCACGGCGGTTAATGCCTTTGTGGTCGGACAGCGGACCGCCGATGATCACTTCGCAGTGCAGGGCGTCGCTGGTGGCGCTGGTCACGCGCATCACCACGCGGCCGTCATCGAGCAGCAGCTCGTCGCCGACGCCGCAATCCTTGACCAGGTCCGGGTAGTCGATGCCGACGATGTCTTGCGTGCCGGCAGTCAGCGGGTGGCTGGTGGAGAAGGTAAAACGGTTACCGAGCTTGAGCTCAATGCGCTTGTTGGCGAATTTGGCGATGCGGATTTTCGGGCCTTGCAGGTCGCCGAGCAGGGCAACGTGGCGACCGTGCTTGGCGGCCAGTTCACGCACCAGTTTGGCGCGGGCCTTGTGCTCGTCGGGCGAGCCGTGGGAGAAATTCAGGCGGGCGACATCCAGGCCAGCGATGATCAGTTGTTCAAGAATTTCCGGACTGTTGCTCGAGGGGCCAAGGGTTGCAACGATTTTGGTGCGGCGAACGGTCATGCATAGACTCCTGCGTTAAGACTTCACGCGAGGCTACTATGCCGCACCTCTGTAGTCATTGTTCCTCTGCACTACCTTGCACGCTATGGCTAAAGAGTGAGTGGAACCCGCACTGGACACACGGCATTGCTGAACAGCCACCACGTTGCTGCAGATTTTTCCTAGGCGGTCGATACACTGCTTATCCGAGGAGAGGCTTATGCGCATCATATTGATTGTTCTACTGGTTATGGGATTGGCGG is from Pseudomonas sp. TMP9 and encodes:
- the pyk gene encoding pyruvate kinase: MTVRRTKIVATLGPSSNSPEILEQLIIAGLDVARLNFSHGSPDEHKARAKLVRELAAKHGRHVALLGDLQGPKIRIAKFANKRIELKLGNRFTFSTSHPLTAGTQDIVGIDYPDLVKDCGVGDELLLDDGRVVMRVTSATSDALHCEVIIGGPLSDHKGINRRGGGLTAPALTEKDKADIKLAAEMELDYLAVSFPRDAEDMHYARKLRDEAGGTAWLVAKIERAEAVADDETLDGLIRASDAVMVARGDLGVEIGDAELCGIQKKIILHARRHNKAVITATQMMESMIQNPMPTRAEVSDVANAVLDYTDAVMLSAESAAGAYPLEAVQAMARICLGAEKHPTSKASTHRMGTEFERCDESIALAAMYTANHFPGVKAIIALTESGYTPLIMSRIRSSVPIFAFSPHRETQARAAMFRGVYTVPFDPAALQPSEVSQAAVDELLKRGAVQAGDWVILTKGDSYHTIGGTNTMKLLHVGEALV